The following DNA comes from Deltaproteobacteria bacterium.
ACCTGTTTGCTGCTCATCAAAAATTAACAAGCATTCGTTTTCGTCACAGAAATGACGTAACGCTAAGAAAAATTCTTTGCGAAAATAATTGTCGCCGCCTTCCCCCTGAATCGGCTCAATGATGATAGCAGCAATATCATCAGGATTTTCAACAAAACTTTTTTTAATAGCGGCTAATGCTACTTGCTCAAATGCAACAGTGGCAGAGCTAGTTTCGCTATTAAGTGAAAAGTGAATTTTTGGATTAATTACTTGCGGCCAAGATAACCGCGGAAAGGTGGCACATTGATGCAATTCATCGTTATCACTTAGCCATAAGGCGTATCCTGTTTTGCCATGAAATGCTTCTTTAAAAGACAATATTTGTGAGCCTTTGGCAGGTTTATTTGCTTCAAGATTTTTTTGTTGTTTCCAAGCAAATGCTGCCTTAAGCGCACTATCAACAGCAACGCTATCATTATTTACAAAAAAAACGTGGCTAAATTCGCCACCGAGAACGACTTTTGAAAAAATTTCAATGAAGCGAGAATATTCTTGAATATTGATATCGAAACTTAAGGGCTTATTTATGGCAATTTGGCCTAAGTTTTCAACAAACGCTGAATCAGATAATTTGGGATGTCCGTAGCTAAGCAATCGGGAAGACAAAAAGTTATAAAAATCAAGAAAGTCTCTGCCGCTTTGGATATCGTGAAGATAGACACCTTTACTTTTGTTAAGATCACAAACAATAGGCATTCCTTCAGCATGTAACCACCTATGCGCTGTTTCGTTAAAAAATGCTGAAGTGACAATTGCCATAATGATGAAATAGTAGTGCTTGCCTGTTGAGGCAAGCAAGATTCACAAACCAAAAAATTTTTGCTTATAAACTACACTCCTTCTTTATGTGGATCCCAGATATATTTATGCAACTGTAATTGCATTCGTACCGGTATCCGATCTGCCACAATCCACTCTGCCAATTGATTTGGTGTAAGATATCCGAACGCTGCACTCATTAATATTTGACAGCGATTAAATAGTTGGTAGTGGTTGATAGTATTTTTAGCCCAATCATAGTCTTCTTTGGTGGTAAGCACGAACTTTACCTCATCTTTAGGCTGTAATTTTGCTATATTGCTATAGAGATTATTTTTTTCTTCACCACTACCTGGCGTTTTAATATCGATAATTTTTATAGCTCGTGGATCAACATTTTGAACTTCAACAGTTCCATTGGTTTCTAACAACACCGTATGACCCTTATTACAAAGGGTTTTCGTTAATTCAAAAACAGCTGGTTGTAATAAAGGCTCACCACCAGTGATTTCAACCAAAGAAACACCGAACTGATCAATTTGTTCAATAATGTTTGGAAGTGATAGCTGTTCACCGTTAAAAAATGCATATTGGGTGTCGCAATAACTACAGCGTAAATTACATGCAGTGGTGCGTACAAAAACACATAGTTGTCCTGCATAAGATGATTCGCCTTGAATCGATAAAAAAATTTCATTGATTAATAGCGAATTGGCATTCAGATTAGCGATAGGACTCAATCGGCTAGTTTGTTTATCATTCATAGTTTTCAATTTCAGTTAAGATTATACTTTTGCTTGACATAAGCTAATGATTTACAGCTACCACTATTATGAAAAATTATTAATCTTTTGTGTGTCAACTGTATGTTGATGTCGAATTGTAGGATCTGGGTTTCACATTCCCTGGAGTTTCGCGACCACAATATCATTTTAAGCAAATGATTATATTTTGCTGCCTGTAGGATCGCTTTACTAATATACATATTAAAATTCATCAATAATTGTAACCAATGATTATAAAACAGCTTTATGTAAATCTATAAAGACCTTTTAAAGATCAGTAACGCTTAACAAAGGTTAAATTGGCGTCATTATTTCTGTCGGCACGGCTTATGCATAATAGTTCACTCTGGAGGTACAGCATGATTCGTAAGTCGCAAAGAGAAAATGATGAAACCAAATGGGAATCATCCGTGACGTCACCTGGGGATGAAAATTCTGCTGAAAAAAGTGTACAAAATTTGACCTTTAATGAAAAAGGTTTATCTCTTAAAGAGTCGGATTCGGGGGTTTCAATGAGTATTAAAGCTAGTGGATACCGGCTGCCTTGTCCCCCTCTTTCACGTAAATATATTTATCCCTTTCAACGTCAAAAATTCATGATGCGACAATATCTGCGACAAATTCGTATGCCAGGTCTTTTACATACCAATACAATGTTAGGAATGCAGTAGTTTATGCAAATTTGATTTTGGGAGGTAGTAACATGCAAGGTACTATTCGTAATCGCGATGTGCTGATACATAGCCTCACCATTCTTTGGCATTTTGGTTTTTTTGCTTACATGCGTTGTATGCGTTCTTTGCTAAAAAGCGTATTATATAAAGATCAATCAACATTTCTTGATGCTCTTTATGCCCATCCGCATGTTCATCCCCAACCGCACCCGAATCATAATTAAGATTCGTTGTTGGGTTTGTGAATGGTTATTTTACGTCACGCCGCCAACGTTTAAATAATCGTATAAGTGAAATTTTTTGCAGATGTGGTGAAATAAAATACCATCCTAAAGAAGCGCCAAACAGCATACTGGCAAAAAATAATCCAGCAATTGGTATGATTGGCCAACCTCCTATTTCAATTTTATAACGAGCTAAAATGAAAAAAGAGCCGGTAATTAAACCACAAGCAATAAAGCCACTAAAAGTAGCTAAACCTAGTGAGTTAATATTGCGGCCAATAGTTTCGAGTTCATTACTTTTTACTTGTATTTGTAATTTACCGCTTTCCAGGTCCATTAAAACTTGGGTGAGCGAAAGAGGTATATCACGCATCATTGAGCGCAGGCGCATAATATTTTTCATGGCACCTTCGCCAAAATTAGGCCATGAAAATTGCTCTTCAATAAGTTTGCGCAAATATGGCTTAGCGGTATCTAATACTTCTAAGGTTGGATCAAGTTGGCGAATAATACCCTCAACTGTTGCCCCTGCGCGTGCAATAATGGCGTACTCACTTGGTATATGTACATGAAAACGGGTGGCTAGTTGTAAGAGGTCAGACATTAAACGTGTTGCCTGAATATTTGCTACTGAATCTCGGTCTTTCAAATAACTAGAAAACAGTGCAGAGCAAGCCTCGCGTAGTCTAAAAAGTGAAACACGCTCGTCTGCTACCCCTAGCCGA
Coding sequences within:
- a CDS encoding radical SAM protein; amino-acid sequence: MNDKQTSRLSPIANLNANSLLINEIFLSIQGESSYAGQLCVFVRTTACNLRCSYCDTQYAFFNGEQLSLPNIIEQIDQFGVSLVEITGGEPLLQPAVFELTKTLCNKGHTVLLETNGTVEVQNVDPRAIKIIDIKTPGSGEEKNNLYSNIAKLQPKDEVKFVLTTKEDYDWAKNTINHYQLFNRCQILMSAAFGYLTPNQLAEWIVADRIPVRMQLQLHKYIWDPHKEGV
- a CDS encoding L-lysine 6-transaminase, giving the protein MAIVTSAFFNETAHRWLHAEGMPIVCDLNKSKGVYLHDIQSGRDFLDFYNFLSSRLLSYGHPKLSDSAFVENLGQIAINKPLSFDINIQEYSRFIEIFSKVVLGGEFSHVFFVNNDSVAVDSALKAAFAWKQQKNLEANKPAKGSQILSFKEAFHGKTGYALWLSDNDELHQCATFPRLSWPQVINPKIHFSLNSETSSATVAFEQVALAAIKKSFVENPDDIAAIIIEPIQGEGGDNYFRKEFFLALRHFCDENECLLIFDEQQTGFAITGKWWAWQHYKVKPDLLIFSKKTQVSGFAATARLDNIVASMKSSACFSNMFMGNSIDVVRCERLIKIIQEEHLLDNAINIGKYLHKLLSNLATESTRLSNVRSCGLLAAFDLKTKGERDQLLKACFKEELLLIPCQERSVRMRCALDIKADAIGRAVAQLEAALYRAFTLSS